The Trachemys scripta elegans isolate TJP31775 chromosome 20, CAS_Tse_1.0, whole genome shotgun sequence genomic sequence TTCTGCCATGATATTCCAGGGGTAATGCAGTTGTCAAGACAAAGAAGAAAGTACAAGGTTTAGCAGGTGTTGTTTTAACAAGCACGTCTGATTGAAGGAAGAGAAGCTAGAGTTATAGCCTGTGCTAAACTAGTTAGGAGGTGAGGTCTAGGTGATTTCAATGCAGGAGAGGCCAGTAATGAGCTTTCTAAACGCAGAGCTCCTGCTAACAAACTGTAAAGAGAGAACAGAAACCTGAACTCTGCATTCCTCTCACCACATAGTCACAGTCTACAGCTGTGGCATAAACTGGCCCTGTCAACAGACACAGGCTACAGGCTTCCTGAGCAGATCCTGCTGCTAATTAGTTCTTCATGCCATGAGGGAGAAGGTAGGGCATCTCTCAGTGGAGAATTGTGTAGCCAAGTACATGTGGGTAAAAAGAGCACAAGTGCTAGTCACTGAAGAAGGGAGCAGAGCTTGAGATGCACATCCTAGCCTGTGGTTTTACACATTTTGTGCAGCACCTGACACAGAGGAAGCACAGCTAGTCTCACTACTCCTATAGAAAAGTCTTCATTTTATCTTCAGCACTTAGTCCAGTGAAGGCCACCAAAAGGGTCATTTGGCCCCAGGAAGTTTTCATTTGAGTGCAGTGTAAATGCCATCGACTGAATGATGCTCTGGACCAGTAGTAAGTTTTCTAGAAGACAGCTACATTTCTTCCTGAGAGTAAGAGATGAGCTCAAGCCTGCTTGCAGACAGTTCACCTGAAAACATCTCACTGCAGGAGCCGAAACAAAACACACAGCAGCCTTGCTTACAGCATTAGTGTTAACACTCATTAGAAGCTTAACCTTCCCCCTGTCAAACAAACAGGATCAAAGACCTCAGCTGGTGGCAGGGATACTGGGACCCCCTCCTCATACAGCAATTGTTAAAACAGAAAGACTTGCATGCTACAAAAGAGTCCAgaaaatatattaacattttgCATAGGATCAGACAGCAGGAGAAGTCAGCCTCCAGGTAACAAAGGAGCACAGAAGAGGCTGTTCTAATATAAAGGTTCTGCTATTGCTCTAATGAACGAGTCCCAAAGTCTCTGTTCAGCAGCAACTCTCATAAGGCACCAGGCCTCTGGTGAGCACTCTGAGTCGCTCGGACAAATGCCATGTCCTGTCTGTACTTCATGGCAGTGGGCAGCTGGCGCCGGAGTAGCTGGTCCCCACTGTCTACAGGCTGGGGCTCATCGTAGATTGTGGAGATGAGGATGGGGCCATCCCGGCGAGGTTTTTTCGGCTTGCTGAAAGTCCGCAGTTTCTCTCCATGGTACCTAGAGAGGTGTGGGCAGAGAGCAGTGTTTCAGTGCATTGTTGCTTAGGACATGAGAAATCCCTCTACACTAGCCCATATTTACCAAATGCTAATAAAGGAAGGGCCAGGCCCCTGGTTAGAGCATGGGGACTAGGAATCACAGCTCCCAGGTCCTGTTCCTGACTGGCACCGACCTCTAGGTATAGTTTCACTAGCATGACTCCAAAGTGAGCGAATCTCTGTTTTGCAGGCCATTAAGAGGGATGTTTGTAAAGTATCTGAGGGTCTATAAATACAAGGAGCTCCGAAGGTGCAGAGAATCTGAAGCAGTTTAGGTATAAAGCCTGAGCTGGCTGACTCAAAGCTGAGACAGAACAATTAATAATGTTTACTAGGTCTGCACATAGCATCTGCACATGGATCAATTGTTTCTACTCTCATTGGATCTGCAAGCAAAAGAGTACTGTAGGTACCACCCCCTGTTGGCTCTGCTGCAGCAGTTTAATTTCCAAAACTCGGCACACCCCATCACCAGCATCATTGATGTCATGAGCCATGTTTGTTTCAAGCTCCCCTATaaggaagcaaagaaacagtTCACAAAGCAAAAGCCAGAGCCAATACGGACAATCCCTGTATTGATGGAGGACTGCCGAGTAGCAAAAATAAGGGTCCAAGATTCAGGACTTGATCTCACTTGAGCTGCACAGCCACGAGGACAGAAGCATATTTCATTCACCTCTAGATGGCACGAGTTGTATCCTCAATACTCACATCAATGCTGCCTATAGAGACTGCTGCCCTCCAGTTTTGACTGCTGAGGAACATTCTTTTGTCAATTACCTACTACATTTTACCTCTTGGTATGGGGCCTTTGAGTGGCACTGGGCACAAGCAAAGAACACCAGGAGTTTGTAGCACTTACCCCAATCCTCTCTTGCACTTGGGATGCTGACCCTCATTGTCCAACGCTTCAGCCATTCCAGAGTTGCTGCTCCCCAGACCTCGCCCCTCcatccagccctgcctctccaaCACCTTCCTGCCAATACCCTGGAAGAGAAGAAACCACTCCACGTAAACCAGCATCAATTCTGGGAGTGAGTGGGCCAAGTTATTACACTGAGGTCAGTGACACACCAAGGGATCAAGCTTCATCAATAGCCCCTGTTGCAGAGCCTTAATAAGAGGGCTAGTCAGTCCTGGCCAAGTGTCTTCTGCAGCAGTTACATGCATTTCTAAAGCCCCCAACCTCCCCAATATGCCCCTAACTAAAACCCAGCTCCATGATGCCTGCACTTTTACAGGGATTTATAAATAACTTTGAAAAGCAACCCAAAGAGAGAAAAGTTTGCGAGTTAGTCCAAGTCCTGTATTTCTCTGTCATTTCAAGCCTCTACTGGCCAACTCTCACTTGCCTCCAGCCCAGACACCACAAGCAGCACATGTTCTAGCGTTACCTTGGTATATTTCTCAAAGGTCCCAATCTGTTGCCCTGAAACAGACCCATCCTCCAAACCATCCCGGAGTCTCTGTTCCAAGCGCATCTGTACTGCATCGCGGGCATCCTTATCACCTCCATCTGAGGACAAACATGACACAGCAGAACTTATAAGGGAAAAAATAGGATATTGCAGCCATTTCCCCAGAGAACACAGTGAGCAAGGTAGCTTCCGGCAGCTTCCTTTGCCAAGTCAGGAATGTTCCAACTATGTTGGTCTCTTATTTCTCatttaaactaattttaaaagacaaaagctACACAGCAGCACCTTGAGAGGAAGGCGCCTGGCTCCAAATGCAGgttttaaaaagtcagatttGAACAAGAGAATTTCATTAAAGGGTTTCAAAGACAATCTCATTTGTTTGAAGTTGGAGCATTCACCTGCAATGCTGGAAACCCAATAGCTTCATTCTATAGCAGTGACACTcgaccaggggtacgtgtacccctggggatacacagaggtcttccaagcggtacatcaactcatctgggtatttgcctagttttacaacaggctacataaagagcactagcaaagtcagtacaagctaaaatttcatacaatgacttgtttatattgctctatatacactttacaccaggggttctcaaactgggggttgggaccctgcagggggtcacgaggttattacatggggtgttgtgagctgtcagcctccatcctaaactccgctttgcctccagcatttctaatggtgttaaatatataaaaaaagtgtttttaattgataaggggggggttgcactcagagacttggtatgtgaaggggtcaccagtacaaaagtttgagaaccactgctatacaccaaatgtaagtacaatatttatattccaatcaatttattttataattatatggttaaaAATGAAAGTCAGCAATTTCCCAGTAATagagtggctgtgacactttatttttaggtctgattttgaaggcaagccatttttaaatggaggggaaacttgggggtacgcaagacaaatcagacttctgaaaggggtacagtagtctagaaagattgagagccactgttctataGTACAGAAACCAAAACGGACGAGAACAGGAGTGAAGCCCGTTTGCTAGTTTGGCTGTCCCAAGCAGAATGCCTTGCTAAGTGGCCAATTATACTCCGAGTTTTAAAGTTTCCTATTTCAATATTCTCAGGTGCTAATCCTGGGAAGGTTTAGCATCCTGTCTTCTAAGGACACTCAATAAGACACAGTATTAGACTTTTCAGTTCTGAACTGTTGACTAACTATGTCCCTTTATAACCCCAATCTTCAGAGTCAAGGCCTTGGAATGTTATAGTTGGCAGTGGCATGAGGAAAAGTCATTATGAGATTTAACATCTGCATCCCTGTAGCAGAGAGGGTAAAACAGGAAGTTTTATACAAAGCATTAAATATCTCCCTCTTACCAAACTAGAGCCACACTACACAGACTTCTGTTCTAAGGTCCCTGCCTATTTGAACTCGCTATGGCTCCCAACTCCACTTTACGTTCAGATCCCTTGAGCCCTACAGGATCCTGGTGGAGAGGCAGCCATGCTTCTTTGCATTCCTGGTTCTGGAGATGCTAGACCTTTGAGTAGGTCTCAGTTTAACTGCAGCCCCAATGGGAGTGCAATGAGTCTTGCTGTTGTGCTGTCACCACTACCTGTTCACATGAGAGACAGCTCAGATACCTTTGTCGTAGTAGATACTCATGTCCACATCCCAGTCATCTGCCGTCTGTTCGTCAAAGTCTGTCAAGAGAAAAACAATTTGTGGAATTAGACCAAGGATCCGTGTCACAGGAGCAGCTTTTCTGTCAGGAGCATAGCCCTCCATCCAGCACAGCATTTTTCCCAGCACAGTAGAATAAGTGTGTTAATAGCCAtatgcagggttgttgtagccctgttgatCTGAggattagagacaaggtggatgaggtcatatcttttattggacccacctctgttggtgagagacaagctttggagctgacacagagctcttgttCGGGTCACAAGAGCTTCTTCATACCTGACCTGAGGAAGatctccaaagcttgtctctcaccaacagaggtggGTCCAATATTATCTCCCCCACCGTGTCTGTGTTAATATGCAACATTTGGGGGGGTCTAAAGAGAGCTGCCAGGGGGATTGGTGATAGCATAATGAGCTTTGTCTCCAGTCACTGGATCAAATCCAGCCCAGATCTGTGGTGTCTGAGGGGTAAGTTTTCCCAACGGGGGTGCAGTGCTTCTATCCACAGAGGAGTTTGCTCAGGGATGGTACAGTGCTCACCGATCACTATGTGGTTATACCTGCCAGgcccacttctgaaaattcagccCCAAGTCTTCTTACACCCTAGTGCTTAGTCTGTGGCTTATGTAATCAGAGTTAGCGCTCAGCCACGGTCCCAGGGGACACACGTTCACATCCAAAAAACACCCACCGCTGCCAGCAAGAGTGCTAGTTATCTCAGACCAAGAATTCTGAATGGACGCTGAAAACAAGCCACCCTCTCATCCCTAGCAGTCACCCTCCAGCTCAGGGAGGATGACCATTAGCAGAACATTTGGATGGGAGGAAACCTGTATTGCTTTTATCCATGCTGGAGACTATCTCCAGGGCTGCCAACATGGCCTCAACACACcaacactaagggctggtccacactaacccccccccagttcaaactaagatacgcaacttcagctacctgaataacgtagctgaagtcgaagtatcttagttcgaactacaaggtacttaccgcgggtccatacgcgacaggcaggctcccccgtcgactctgtgtactcctctcgcggagcaggagtaccggtgtcgacagcgagcacttccggatcgatttatcgcgtctagacaagacacgataagtcgatcccagaagatcgattgcttactgccgaacccggaggcaagtatagacgtaccctaagtttaCTGAATACTTGAAAGACTCAGGACTTTTGAAGGATACTTTGAGTGCCTGGCTCCTATAAACTCTTTAAAATATAAGATCTTCCACATGAGGTACTGTGGACCAGTTGCTGACCATGTAGATGACCAACCAGATAAAAGGAAGTCCTTCCTACAAATTACAACTTCTCTCCAATCTGTTTAGAAGTTAGTCTAACTTGATTCCTATAAAACATCCCCAGGGCTTCTCCAGATTTATTGCTATAATTTGTGATCAAATCCTTTCACAGAACACTGGATTATCGGACAACTTGCAAAGGTTCACACAACTGAGCCCTTGGTAAAAGATGGTCATACTTAGATAACTATTGTGcacaaaacacccccccccccgacccccaggACAGCATGAGCAATATCACCTCCTTGCTCTTCCTGCCAATACTGAGCATCCGTGTAGAAgaccagcccagagcctcccttCTCCCACTTCAGCTCAATCTCCTCTTCATACAGCCGCTCCTCTGCACGTTCCTGATTGGTTACATCCTCATGCAGTGCCTCATGTCGTTCCCACTCCTCGCACCTATCATCATCCTGCAAAGGAACAAGGAAAAGGGTTGACACCAATAAAGCAAGGGCACTTGCCCAGACCCAGCCTTCCCCAGCGGCCATCATTCCATCCTATCACCCACACTCCAGTTGCCCTGCTGAATAGGTTCTCTATAGAACAGAGGCATTTTGGTCAACGTGCTCTATGGTGGGCACATCACCTGCAATTTCCAATCACTGGCCTTATCAGTGCTAGTCCCCTCATTCCCGCACTGAGCAAGGCTTTTCAGAGTCAATTACCAGGAGAGCTGGAGAAAGAACTTAATTCCCTCTTCCTGTCCTATCCCCATTCATACACCGTTTTATGGTTCAAGAAATGGAAGCAAACCAGCAAGGTGCGTCAAAGTAGAGGTGGGCGTTTAAAGTTCCAGCCTCCTGATCCTGTGCTCAGAACTCCATGCCAAGCCCATCAGAACGAGTGCACTGCCACCCCATAATCAGCTTGCCATGGAGAACCAGTTTGGGTTAGGGTAAAACAAGTTTTGCTATCTAAGCCAACATGAAATACCACCAAAAGCCTCATAGCCAGAGCTTAGCATATACAGATAAGTGCATATTCATGCTTTATCATGCAATTCTCAGATACAAGATAGTATGATACTGTTACACAGGTAGATATCAGCaccccagggagcagcagcattCCCTCCCTGTGGTTTACAGGTATATGGTTAGTCTTGCAAGTTGACAGGAGAAAGCCACTTACATCATCTGAGTGAGACTCTTCTGCTTCCTCCTTTCCTGGTCCTTCCCAGTCTTCCTCATCACTAGTTTGAGTCATCCCAGTTCTTGCCGGGGGTCCCTTTTCCATTGTGATCTCCTCCCCTGTGTCTGTATAAACCAGGTCTTCTTGTTCAACAGTCTCAGTGTCCCAATATTTAAAGGGCACATTCCCATACCTGCGAGAGGATCCTGTCTTGGGGAATCGTAGCTGCAGTTTCTTAATAACTCggggaggcagcctgcaggccttGATCAGCTCCAGGAAGACTCTCAGAGGGGTTCCCACATTCCCATGGGGCATAAACACAGGGGGGTTCAGTTCCGGCAGCCACTTTAAGTCTGCCTGGGTAAATGTTTCACTCTGGGTCTTATTATGAAGCTCCTTCTTGGTTTTATACTGGAACATGCCCAAACCTAAGAGAAATAAATAATAGATTGAGACAGAATCACAGATTTGATAAAGAGCGCAGTTTCACCAAGCCACTCTGAGATAGAAGGCAGACTGAGAAAGGGAGCCCATGATACAGATTTTACCAAAGAGTTGCATGAGATTATATGTCAGAGGGCTGTTCTAGTTTGAAAAATCAAGCTATGAAAATGTTGACGGagaatttcatcagccatttgtTTCAAGCCTTTATAAGTCCATATCCATAGTAAGGTAGCATTGCTTTCTGCAGCAGGCAAGACAGAGTTGTTTCTGGTCTTCAGCTACTCAAGGCATAATCAATATATCATATTTTGAAGGGTGCAATTGCTTTTGTGAAGTGATCTACTTCTGGAACCGGCAAGCCCAATTATACCAGGTATCTACAGTTAAGAGCTCTCGTCTGCCAGATGAACTTTCATACTTTGCAGCCAGAACACACGCTAGCTGTATTTACACATAACAAACCTGAAGTGCTTCCCCCCAGAAAAACACTTAACCCAACAAAGTTATGTAGAGACTACTTTTTGCCCCTGGCAGGTGGGTGAATTTTGCAGCTGCAGCTCAGCAAAACTTCTGTCCTACTTCTACCCATTTTACTTCCCACTGATATCTTTGTTGTGAACGCCATCCTTCCAACCGACAAAGAACTGGATGGAACCCCTTGAGCTTCACAAGGAAGATTGCTGGCCATTCAGAGGGGAGAAACAGTGGGCTACATAAACAATTTCCCCCAGGGGTTGAACCCACCACCTCTAAGCCACCCAGGCTCCTGCAAGCCTAGGAAGTAAACTactttccgggggggggggggggggagagaagagaaggaatgTAAGAAGGTAGAGGGGACCTTGTAGCTGCTTCCTCTTCCATCAGTAGAAGCCACTGCTTCACAGACTCTCCCCGGCTATCATTAgcaacccctccctgctcacACCGCCCCCAAACACCCCCCGTCCCTACTGTCCTTCCAAGCCATCTCCTCCCCACTCTGTCACCCCGCCCCGTACCTGTGTCCGGGGAGACTCGGACCCTGCGGATCACGCAGCGGCCGGGCAGCCCGTCGCCCTGGGCATCCAGCCAGCGCTTGCCCGAGTACATGCGGACCAGCCGCCGGGCCTGGCCGGGCCGCACCGCTACCAGGCAGCAGCAAGTGGCCGGGCCCTGCCCCGGGGGCCCGCTGCGCTCGGGCCGGTGCCGGTAGTGGAAGCAGAGGAAGCCGCCGGCCTCGGCGAACTGGCTGAAGTAGGAGCGGAGCTGGGCGGAGCGGAGCTCGGCCGGGATGCGGCTCACCAGGCAGTAGCGAgcagggccccagccgggctcagAGCTCCCGGGCGACGCCATCTTCAACCCTCTGGGCCGCGATCACGTGAGCAGCGCCGGGGGTGGTCGACGCAGACAGGAATCTCGCGAGATTGAGTGGCGACGTCACTAGAAGGGGCGACGTCATCCTATGGCAAGGGGGCAGGGATAGGGATTCATTTCCCCTGGCGCACATTGATGATGTCacaacagtggcacagctgggtgcAGGGTGACCACACAGATGGGTGACCCAATGGCCCAGGGGTATGACCTCAGCCTCCCTTTAGGAATGTGCCCCAGCATTGCCCAGGCACCCAGTGACAGGGCACAGCCCAGCCCATGAACATCACATCGTCACGGGAGCCCGGGGGGCCTAGAACATCATGTTTTTAGGATCTGTGCGTGTGTCTGTCACCGTGTTTCCAACACTGGTGATTCTGATCGCAAGACTCATGGtaattggtgtttttcttaaagccccagcgcCTGGAGTCATGTGAGGCTGTCAGCTTTCTTGAGACAAAAAGCAAAGCaactagcccttgtggttgcagaaaaaagcttgaCAGCATGACCTGGGTGCAACCCAAAGCTTAAAAACACAAGTCAATAAAAAGGACCCAcatggattattttaaaatcttgtatTTAAGCTGATCTCATGACTTTGGGGTCATGACTCATTTTTTCAAAAGCTTGAGGTTGGCAGTACTGGGAGCTGCAAGTAAAGAAAAAATGACCAGACAAAACAGGGAGCAACCCAGAAACGGAGCCCTGTGGCAACCCCTGTTGTGAACACACAGCAGAGGGTGCGGATGCTTTTTTAGAACTGTGACAAAATGGGCTCTGTATTAGCAGGTGTTTCTGTGGTAATGACATTGTTTATTATGTCctatgccagtggttttcaacctgtggtctgcggactctcaggggtctgcagaccatgTCTAAGGGGTCCGTGAAAGggtgtcattaccatagaacagtggctTTCCACCTGTGGTACATGGACCCCTGGACGTCTCCAGACTATGTCTACAGTTTCCAAAGTGATCTGCACctccttttgaaattttttaggggtctgcaaatgaaaaaagcttgaaaaccactgacctatgcTATACCTCAAGCATTCATCATTTCCTTACATgctcaataaaataataataaaacaaccaTCTGACGACTGGTGTGGACTGTGTGAAATCACTTAATGGGTCTCAGCTCAGTTCCCAGTGGAACGtggccacaacactaagccaccaGCACAACTGGCACAAATTGGCCCAGTTAATTGGCAAGCTCcgcagagaggccaaagaatgAATGGACCTGGAGCCTGAACTTTATTTTCACCGCTAATGCCTAGGGGCTAAATTTTGAGGTGTGTCTATGTTGCAACAAACACCATTTCTAGACCCACCCACATTATGTTACACCAACTAAGGCTCCCTGAGACTAATACCCACTTACACCCAACTCTTCCACATCAGttctgaatctggcccacagtatacaggccatgtctatactacagctgCTACATCGGCACAGCTAGGGCACGGGAGCAGCGTGTCTGTAGCGCCATagcgtagatgcttcctacatagAGGGGAAGGGTTTTTCAGTcaatgtaggtaatccatcttTCCGAGAGGCAGGAGCTAGGTCAAGAGAAGAATCCTTCTGTCAACATAGGTAGACCTTACCCTGATGTAGGCACGGCTAACTATGGTGCTTAGGGCACAACGTTTTTCAATTCCTGTGCAAAGTAACtaggtcgacctaagttttaagtgtagaccaggctaagGGAGTCTAGTGTTGCAGCTGCATCACTATAGCATTTCTAATGTAGACACCCTCAGTGAGTGTCAGGGAGTCTTGTTTACACATCACttctgaatctggcccaatgcCTTCAGGGTGAACTGAGGTACGGCTGGTGAAGGGAAGCGCCGTAGGGGAATGTTGCAGTTCTGCTGCCTGTGATGTTcctgttcagtctccatggctatTAAGCAGACACCTTTCCTCAGCAATGTTTATGTAcaacattcattttgttttacagTTTAAGATGACAAATGCTGTCAAGATAGGATGCATTTTTGAGGGGATTTTCTGGAGACTGTGCCTCATCCCATTCAAATCATCTTTGGGTTCTCAAACCTGTGGCAGGCTTTTCTAAGTTTCAGTAAAATGCAACATGCATCAATGTAGACACTTTCCAAAACAGAACCACCATTTTCCaaaatgtaatacattttattaaaaaaaaaataatttactgcACTTTATATACAAATCACAGACTAACATCCACGCACAAAACACTGACCTCTGAACTCTGTACAAAGGCTGTTTTCTTTGTGTAGATCAGTACCTAGTATGGAGGAATGGGAGCAACCAGTCAGTAGTCTAGGAAGCAGACGCTCAGCTGCAGAATCTGCAGGTCTGTGCAACCACTACAGCTCCTTCTCTATAGTGTGTACCATCTAGGTAAAATCACTCACTGTTACATAAATGGACTTAAGCTCACCAGCCCTACCTGTTCTTAATATCACTGCAAACACCTTCATAACATTTAGCTAAAATGGAGCTCTTAGTCACTTGAGCTCATACATTAACTAAGGGGTATTAAATTCCGCCACCCTAACATTAGTGGTACAAACATTAAGTGGAACATTACTCAGAGTAGTCCCATTTTCTTCCACGTCTACTCAATTTGAGTAAGTGTGGCAAAATGTGGCTCTCTGTGAACTCTTTTAGCTTTAATACTGTCTGGCCCTTGCCCTGTCCGTGTTTGAAACAGGGATAGATGTTTTATGGCTACTTCTCTAAGATTCCAAGGCACTTAGTTAACCAGtcacacaata encodes the following:
- the GPATCH3 gene encoding G patch domain-containing protein 3, yielding MASPGSSEPGWGPARYCLVSRIPAELRSAQLRSYFSQFAEAGGFLCFHYRHRPERSGPPGQGPATCCCLVAVRPGQARRLVRMYSGKRWLDAQGDGLPGRCVIRRVRVSPDTGLGMFQYKTKKELHNKTQSETFTQADLKWLPELNPPVFMPHGNVGTPLRVFLELIKACRLPPRVIKKLQLRFPKTGSSRRYGNVPFKYWDTETVEQEDLVYTDTGEEITMEKGPPARTGMTQTSDEEDWEGPGKEEAEESHSDDDDDRCEEWERHEALHEDVTNQERAEERLYEEEIELKWEKGGSGLVFYTDAQYWQEEQGDFDEQTADDWDVDMSIYYDKDGGDKDARDAVQMRLEQRLRDGLEDGSVSGQQIGTFEKYTKGIGRKVLERQGWMEGRGLGSSNSGMAEALDNEGQHPKCKRGLGYHGEKLRTFSKPKKPRRDGPILISTIYDEPQPVDSGDQLLRRQLPTAMKYRQDMAFVRATQSAHQRPGAL